One window of the Candidatus Zixiibacteriota bacterium genome contains the following:
- a CDS encoding cyclase family protein, which yields MSSIIDISQTLAKGIAVWPGDTSFTNFWVMQMNQGHSCNVGSVTMSLHTGTHADAPLHFLSSGKSASEASLGAYIGEALVVDLTSNGETVTVVTADDVAAIGEVKAERILFKTSSAQSEKWNPEFAYFDAGAANALVTRGIRLVGIDTPSVDKSDSTTLDSHKIFARADIAILENLSLRHVNGGSYELIALPLKFAGMDASPVRAILRTP from the coding sequence ATGTCATCAATCATAGATATTTCGCAAACACTCGCCAAAGGAATCGCGGTTTGGCCCGGCGATACCAGCTTCACGAACTTTTGGGTCATGCAGATGAATCAGGGGCATTCATGCAATGTCGGGAGCGTCACGATGAGTCTTCACACAGGAACTCATGCTGACGCGCCTTTGCATTTTCTCAGTTCGGGAAAATCAGCATCGGAAGCCAGTCTTGGGGCTTATATTGGCGAGGCGTTGGTTGTCGATCTTACTTCTAACGGAGAAACAGTCACTGTAGTTACCGCCGACGATGTTGCCGCAATCGGTGAAGTTAAAGCTGAGCGGATTCTTTTCAAAACCAGCAGCGCCCAGTCCGAAAAATGGAATCCTGAGTTTGCTTATTTTGATGCCGGAGCCGCAAATGCATTGGTGACACGCGGTATTCGACTGGTTGGAATCGATACTCCGTCGGTTGATAAAAGTGATTCTACGACGCTGGATTCGCACAAGATATTTGCGCGAGCAGATATTGCGATACTTGAGAATTTAAGTCTGCGCCATGTCAACGGCGGCTCGTATGAATTGATTGCCCTGCCGCTAAAATTCGCGGGTATGGATGCTTCTCCGGTTCGGGCTATTTTACGAACGCCCTAA
- a CDS encoding aldo/keto reductase: MKVAPLVFGGNVFGWTIDEPTSFKLLDAFVDAGFNLIDTADVYSNWKPGNKGGESETIIGNWMKARRNRDKVIIATKVGYKMGWRKEGLSKRRVLKAVEASLTRLRTDYIDLYQSHVDDAATPLEKTLEGYAKLIAQGKVRVIGASNYTAARLTEALDISKKLGLPRYETLQPVYNLYDREVFDGPLEKVCVENNIGVINYFSLASGFLSGKYRGRDDLIKSARSYRVEKYLNERGFRILEAVDKVSKETHTVHACVAIAWLLAHPSITAPIASATSLGQLNDLIKGTRLVLSVEQVEELRKAGE, translated from the coding sequence GGCTGGACTATCGACGAGCCGACATCGTTCAAATTACTCGATGCTTTTGTCGATGCCGGTTTCAACCTTATAGACACAGCCGATGTCTATTCAAACTGGAAACCGGGCAATAAAGGGGGTGAGTCTGAGACTATCATAGGCAACTGGATGAAAGCACGGCGCAACCGCGACAAAGTTATTATCGCGACAAAAGTCGGCTATAAGATGGGATGGCGTAAGGAGGGACTGTCGAAAAGGCGAGTTCTTAAGGCAGTTGAAGCTTCGCTTACCCGGCTTCGGACTGACTACATCGATCTCTATCAGTCGCATGTGGACGATGCCGCTACCCCGCTCGAGAAGACGCTGGAAGGATACGCCAAGTTGATTGCCCAAGGGAAAGTACGTGTCATTGGCGCCTCTAATTACACCGCCGCACGCCTGACCGAGGCGCTCGACATATCAAAAAAGCTTGGTCTTCCCCGCTATGAAACGCTGCAGCCGGTCTATAACTTATATGACCGCGAGGTTTTTGATGGCCCACTTGAGAAAGTTTGTGTTGAAAATAATATCGGCGTGATAAACTATTTCTCGCTTGCCAGCGGATTTTTGTCGGGGAAGTATCGCGGAAGGGATGATTTGATCAAAAGCGCGCGAAGCTATCGTGTGGAAAAATATCTCAACGAGCGCGGCTTTCGCATTTTAGAGGCAGTAGACAAAGTCTCCAAGGAAACGCATACGGTTCATGCCTGTGTTGCGATTGCCTGGCTATTGGCGCACCCGAGTATAACCGCCCCGATCGCGAGCGCGACGAGTCTTGGGCAATTGAATGATTTGATCAAGGGGACAAGATTGGTTTTGAGTGTCGAGCAGGTGGAGGAGTTAAGGAAGGCTGGGGAGTGA
- a CDS encoding aminotransferase class V-fold PLP-dependent enzyme, with amino-acid sequence MTTDHHLTNLTSFRARFSSLNNCHYLISNSLGAMPDAVHNFAQQYTSIWAERGVRAWEEVWWELSRKVGDKVALLMNAPVDTVTMQANVTSAEAILLSCFDFTQSRNKVVMIDREFPSLLYLYREWLSREGRLEIISCPDETNLSTEGLLQAIDKDTLLVSISHVLFRSSSIVDVEQIIAKAHSVGAKVILDVFQSLGTVPVDMQKLQVDFAVGGCLKWLCGGPGACFLYVRNDLQTMLTPRFTGWLAHENPFAFDNGTIRRTSGSYRFLNGTPVIPALYTCQPGLDIIAEVGIERIRDRSIEMTTYLLNAAIQRGWPAYTPIDSSRRGGTVAYSFPHAWAIATELNRRNFLVDYRPQAGIRLSPHFYTTNAELEETVMEIETILSDESYLKHVDSHATVT; translated from the coding sequence ATGACAACAGATCATCACCTTACAAACCTAACCTCGTTCCGTGCGCGCTTTAGCTCGCTCAACAATTGCCACTATCTCATTTCAAACTCGCTCGGAGCAATGCCCGATGCTGTTCACAATTTTGCACAGCAATACACTTCGATCTGGGCTGAACGCGGTGTGCGCGCCTGGGAAGAAGTATGGTGGGAGTTGTCGCGGAAAGTCGGCGATAAAGTCGCTCTTTTGATGAATGCGCCGGTCGATACAGTTACGATGCAGGCCAATGTCACCAGCGCCGAAGCAATTCTTCTATCCTGCTTTGACTTCACTCAATCGAGAAATAAAGTTGTCATGATTGACCGGGAATTTCCATCCCTCCTCTATCTTTACCGAGAGTGGCTAAGCCGAGAGGGACGTCTCGAAATTATTTCCTGTCCCGATGAGACAAATCTTTCCACAGAAGGACTTCTTCAGGCCATCGACAAAGATACTTTGCTTGTTTCCATATCCCATGTTCTGTTTCGATCATCGTCAATTGTCGATGTCGAGCAGATAATTGCAAAAGCACATTCTGTCGGGGCGAAAGTCATTTTGGATGTTTTCCAATCCCTCGGAACGGTTCCGGTCGATATGCAGAAGTTACAGGTCGACTTTGCAGTCGGCGGCTGTCTGAAATGGCTTTGCGGCGGACCGGGAGCCTGCTTCCTCTATGTACGCAACGACCTACAAACGATGCTAACACCGCGCTTCACTGGTTGGCTTGCGCATGAGAATCCCTTCGCTTTCGACAATGGCACAATTCGCCGCACGTCTGGGTCATATAGATTTCTCAATGGCACGCCTGTTATTCCGGCGCTCTACACCTGCCAGCCGGGACTTGATATCATAGCCGAAGTCGGCATTGAGCGAATCCGCGATCGCTCGATTGAGATGACAACTTATCTACTCAATGCGGCAATCCAACGCGGCTGGCCCGCATACACCCCAATTGACTCCTCTCGCAGAGGCGGCACTGTCGCATACTCCTTTCCTCATGCCTGGGCCATTGCAACTGAGCTGAACCGGCGGAATTTCCTTGTGGATTACCGTCCCCAGGCAGGAATTCGATTGTCCCCGCATTTCTATACGACGAACGCAGAGCTTGAGGAAACAGTCATGGAAATTGAGACTATTTTATCAGACGAATCGTATCTCAAGCACGTTGATTCCCACGCCACAGTTACTTAA
- a CDS encoding thioredoxin family protein gives MKRKSTFATLGLAALLSSGIVIAGDDKKEAAPAVAIATETAVLAAIDKPAPGFTLTDVNGKKHSLADFKGKTVVLEWTNYDCPFVKKFYGSNTMQKIQDAYTKKGVVWLSVCSSAPSKEGYFETAALKTRMSDAKAAPTAYLVDADGTVGKMYGAKTTPHMFVIGAEGNLVYAGGIDDKKSVDPADIATAKNYVVAALDAVIAGKAVETKTSAPYGCGVKY, from the coding sequence ATGAAGAGAAAATCGACATTCGCAACACTTGGACTTGCGGCGCTTTTGAGCTCCGGAATTGTCATCGCTGGAGATGATAAGAAAGAAGCCGCACCGGCAGTTGCCATCGCAACCGAAACGGCGGTTCTGGCAGCAATTGACAAGCCCGCTCCGGGATTTACCCTTACCGATGTCAACGGCAAGAAACACTCGCTTGCAGATTTCAAAGGAAAGACCGTAGTTCTTGAATGGACCAATTATGACTGTCCCTTTGTAAAGAAGTTCTATGGATCAAATACCATGCAGAAGATCCAAGACGCCTATACAAAGAAGGGCGTCGTATGGCTTTCAGTTTGTTCCTCCGCCCCCAGCAAAGAGGGATATTTTGAAACTGCCGCCCTCAAGACGCGTATGTCCGACGCCAAAGCCGCGCCGACAGCTTATCTTGTTGATGCCGATGGAACAGTAGGTAAGATGTACGGCGCCAAGACTACGCCGCACATGTTTGTCATTGGTGCAGAAGGCAATCTCGTCTATGCCGGCGGTATTGATGATAAGAAATCGGTCGATCCTGCCGACATCGCTACAGCAAAGAACTATGTTGTAGCCGCTCTTGATGCCGTTATCGCCGGTAAAGCAGTCGAAACCAAAACCTCGGCTCCTTATGGTTGCGGTGTAAAATACTAA